From one bacterium genomic stretch:
- the bamD gene encoding outer membrane protein assembly factor BamD: MNKQIFKVFLFIFSVLIIAGCNKKSVDIYKLSADDQYKYAKRFFDKGDYFRAKTNFNIIVLNNPGNIIIEKAQYYLAESYYYDKEYVLAIQEYSKLIRSLPQSEFVDNAEYKIGMCYYKLSPNYALDQEYTQKAITHFQQFIDDYPNSTLIPKAKNILNECWEKLAKKEFKTGELYRKMGYFDSAVISFNSLLEKYPESRFVPEAIYWTGVCNLKMRKTEGAKTAFNKILSEYPNSSYAEKSEKELKEIEKLKIKNKEN, translated from the coding sequence ATGAATAAGCAAATATTTAAAGTGTTTTTATTTATTTTTTCCGTTTTAATTATAGCCGGCTGTAATAAAAAAAGTGTTGATATTTATAAATTATCAGCAGATGATCAATATAAATATGCAAAAAGATTTTTTGATAAAGGTGACTATTTTCGTGCCAAGACAAATTTTAATATTATAGTTCTTAACAATCCCGGTAATATAATTATTGAGAAAGCTCAGTATTATCTTGCCGAATCTTATTATTATGATAAGGAATATGTGCTTGCCATTCAGGAGTACTCTAAACTTATAAGGAGCCTGCCTCAGAGCGAATTTGTTGATAATGCGGAATATAAAATCGGAATGTGTTATTATAAACTTTCACCGAACTATGCATTAGATCAGGAATATACACAAAAAGCAATTACTCATTTCCAGCAGTTTATTGACGATTATCCTAATTCCACTCTAATTCCAAAAGCAAAAAATATTCTGAATGAATGCTGGGAAAAACTGGCAAAAAAAGAATTTAAAACAGGCGAACTATACAGAAAAATGGGCTATTTCGATTCAGCAGTTATATCTTTTAACAGCCTTTTGGAAAAATATCCGGAATCCAGATTTGTACCTGAAGCTATTTATTGGACCGGAGTATGTAATTTAAAAATGCGAAAAACGGAGGGTGCAAAAACAGCTTTCAATAAAATATTGAGTGAATATCCGAACTCGTCTTATGCGGAAAAATCTGAGAAAGAATTAAAAGAAATAGAAAAATTAAAGATTAAAAATAAAGAAAATTAA
- the nadD gene encoding nicotinate-nucleotide adenylyltransferase, with protein MRIGLFGGTFDPIHTGHLIIAEAVRTGLCLDKIFFIPAGSPPHKIQNTVTEAGLRLEMVKIAIHDYPYFHVSDIEIGRKGKSFTIDTIRMFQNSPDFADDEFVLIIGCDNFLGLGNWYQPDEVLKSIDTVVAVRPGFDLSKAEKRFINKVKIIKTPLIDISSSQIRESVHNGESVSFWVPENVKQFIETKGLYR; from the coding sequence ATGCGAATTGGTTTATTTGGCGGCACATTTGATCCGATTCATACAGGCCATTTGATTATTGCAGAAGCTGTAAGAACAGGTTTGTGCCTTGATAAGATATTTTTTATACCTGCAGGGTCTCCTCCGCACAAAATTCAAAATACTGTAACTGAAGCAGGTCTGAGATTGGAAATGGTGAAGATAGCTATTCACGACTATCCTTACTTCCATGTTTCTGATATAGAGATCGGACGCAAGGGAAAATCATTTACAATTGATACAATTAGAATGTTCCAGAATTCTCCTGATTTCGCGGATGATGAATTCGTGCTGATAATCGGGTGTGATAATTTCCTCGGACTTGGCAATTGGTATCAGCCTGATGAGGTCTTAAAAAGCATTGACACTGTTGTTGCGGTAAGGCCTGGATTTGATTTATCAAAAGCGGAAAAAAGATTTATTAATAAAGTTAAAATTATAAAAACCCCTTTAATTGATATATCTTCTTCTCAAATACGCGAAAGCGTCCATAATGGAGAATCAGTAAGTTTCTGGGTGCCTGAAAATGTGAAGCAATTTATTGAAACAAAAGGGCTGTACCGTTGA